In Bordetella holmesii ATCC 51541, the following proteins share a genomic window:
- a CDS encoding ribosomal L10 family protein, producing MSLNRQEKAVVIEEVSAQVAKAQSIVIAEYRGLDVASVTVLRKTARESGVYLRVLKNSLARRAVAGTAFEPLAEQLTGPLIYGISDDPVAAAMVLAGFAKSNDKLVIKAGALPNNLLTQEGVKALATMPSREELLSKLLGTMQAPIAQFVRTLNEVPTKFARGLAAVRDQKAAA from the coding sequence GTGAGTCTCAATCGCCAAGAGAAAGCGGTGGTAATCGAGGAAGTCTCGGCGCAAGTCGCTAAGGCTCAATCGATTGTTATCGCCGAGTACCGTGGTCTGGACGTCGCCTCTGTCACCGTACTGCGCAAAACTGCGCGTGAATCGGGCGTTTACCTGCGTGTTCTGAAGAACTCGCTGGCCCGTCGTGCGGTTGCTGGCACGGCTTTCGAGCCGTTGGCCGAGCAACTGACCGGTCCGCTGATCTATGGTATCAGCGACGATCCGGTCGCGGCGGCAATGGTCCTCGCCGGTTTCGCAAAGAGCAACGACAAGCTGGTTATCAAGGCGGGCGCTTTGCCCAACAACTTGCTGACCCAAGAAGGCGTCAAGGCTTTGGCCACGATGCCTTCGCGCGAAGAGCTGCTCTCGAAACTGCTGGGCACCATGCAAGCCCCGATCGCGCAATTCGTGCGTACGCTCAACGAAGTTCCGACCAAGTTCGCCCGTGGCCTCGCGGCCGTGCGCGATCAGAAAGCCGCCGCCTGA
- a CDS encoding translation elongation factor Tu — protein MAKGKFERTKPHVNVGTIGHVDHGKTTLTAAITTVLSTKFGGEAKGYDQIDAAPEEKARGITINTAHVEYETEARHYAHVDCPGHADYVKNMITGAAQMDGAILVVSAADGPMPQTREHILLSRQVGVPYIIVFLNKADMVDDAELLELVEMEVRELLSKYDFPGDDTPIVKGSAKLALEGDKGELGEQAILALAAALDSYIPTPERAIDGAFLMPVEDVFSISGRGTVVTGRIERGVVKVGEEIEIVGIKPTVKTTCTGVEMFRKLLDQGQAGDNVGILLRGTKREDVERGQVLAKPGSINPHTDFTAEVYILSKEEGGRHTPFFNGYRPQFYFRTTDVTGTIDLPQDKEMVLPGDNVSMTVKLLAPIAMEEGLRFAIREGGRTVGAGVVAKILK, from the coding sequence ATGGCAAAAGGCAAGTTTGAACGTACCAAGCCGCACGTGAACGTGGGTACGATTGGTCACGTTGACCACGGCAAAACGACGTTGACGGCGGCGATTACGACGGTGCTGTCGACGAAGTTCGGTGGCGAAGCCAAGGGCTACGACCAGATTGACGCGGCTCCGGAAGAGAAGGCGCGTGGTATCACGATCAACACGGCACACGTCGAGTACGAGACGGAAGCGCGTCACTACGCGCACGTTGACTGCCCGGGCCACGCTGACTATGTGAAGAACATGATCACGGGCGCGGCGCAGATGGACGGCGCGATTCTGGTGGTGTCGGCCGCTGACGGCCCGATGCCGCAGACGCGTGAGCACATTCTGCTGAGCCGCCAGGTTGGCGTGCCGTACATCATTGTCTTCCTGAACAAGGCGGACATGGTTGACGACGCCGAGCTGCTCGAGCTGGTGGAGATGGAAGTTCGCGAACTTCTGTCGAAGTACGACTTCCCGGGCGACGACACGCCGATCGTGAAGGGTTCGGCCAAGCTGGCGCTGGAAGGCGACAAGGGCGAACTGGGCGAGCAGGCGATTTTGGCTCTGGCCGCAGCGCTGGATTCGTACATCCCGACGCCTGAGCGTGCGATTGACGGCGCGTTCCTGATGCCGGTCGAAGACGTGTTCTCGATCTCGGGTCGCGGCACGGTGGTGACGGGTCGTATCGAGCGCGGCGTGGTCAAGGTCGGTGAAGAAATCGAAATCGTGGGCATCAAGCCGACGGTGAAGACGACGTGCACGGGCGTTGAAATGTTCCGCAAGCTGCTCGACCAAGGTCAAGCGGGCGACAACGTGGGCATTTTGCTGCGCGGCACCAAGCGTGAAGACGTCGAGCGTGGCCAAGTGCTGGCCAAGCCGGGTTCGATCAACCCGCACACGGACTTCACGGCCGAGGTGTACATTCTGTCCAAGGAAGAAGGCGGCCGCCACACCCCGTTCTTCAACGGCTATCGTCCGCAGTTCTACTTCCGTACGACGGACGTGACGGGCACGATCGATCTGCCGCAGGACAAGGAAATGGTTTTGCCGGGCGACAACGTGTCGATGACGGTCAAGCTGTTGGCTCCGATCGCCATGGAAGAAGGTCTGCGTTTCGCCATCCGTGAAGGCGGTCGCACCGTCGGCGCCGGCGTCGTCGCCAAGATCCTCAAGTAA
- the secE gene encoding preprotein translocase, SecE subunit: protein MVARIGVFVGGLVISAVIVWFSEPGRRTISFAQESYNEVKRVSWPTRKETIQMTGIVFAFVAVMGIFMWVLDKGIEWILYGLLLGWK from the coding sequence ATGGTAGCCCGCATCGGCGTATTTGTTGGCGGTCTGGTGATCTCTGCCGTCATTGTCTGGTTCAGCGAACCCGGCCGGCGCACCATCAGCTTTGCCCAAGAGTCGTACAACGAAGTCAAGCGTGTCTCCTGGCCCACGCGCAAAGAAACCATCCAGATGACTGGGATTGTTTTTGCGTTCGTCGCGGTGATGGGCATTTTCATGTGGGTGCTCGATAAGGGCATCGAGTGGATACTTTACGGCCTGCTGCTGGGCTGGAAATAA
- a CDS encoding cobQ/CobB/MinD/ParA nucleotide binding domain protein encodes MNTIPPTKSARVFCIANQKGGVGKTTTAINLAAGLATHQQRVLLVDLDPQGNATMGSGIDKNSLQSNLYQVLIGEASIEDARVRSESGGYDVLPANRELSGAEIDLVQMEERERQLKFAIENISSQYDFVLIDCPPTLSLLTLNGLAAAHGVIIPMQCEYFALEGLSDLVNTIKRVHRNINNDLRVIGLLRVMFDPRMTLQQQVSAQLEAHFADKVFKTIVPRNVRLAEAPSYGMPGVVYDRASRGAQAYIAFGAEMIERVKAM; translated from the coding sequence ATGAATACTATTCCGCCCACCAAATCCGCTCGTGTCTTTTGTATCGCCAACCAGAAGGGCGGCGTGGGCAAGACCACGACGGCGATCAATCTTGCGGCGGGCCTGGCTACCCACCAACAGCGAGTCCTGCTCGTCGATCTCGACCCCCAGGGTAATGCCACCATGGGCAGCGGTATTGACAAGAATTCCCTGCAGTCCAATCTCTATCAGGTCTTGATCGGAGAGGCTAGCATCGAGGATGCGCGGGTGCGCTCCGAGTCCGGCGGCTACGATGTCCTGCCGGCCAATCGTGAACTCTCCGGTGCCGAGATCGACCTGGTGCAAATGGAGGAGCGTGAACGGCAGCTGAAGTTTGCGATCGAGAACATTTCCAGCCAGTATGATTTCGTTCTCATCGATTGCCCGCCCACGCTGTCGCTTTTGACCCTTAACGGGCTTGCTGCGGCGCACGGCGTGATCATACCCATGCAGTGCGAGTACTTTGCATTGGAAGGCCTGTCGGACCTGGTCAACACCATCAAACGCGTGCATCGCAATATCAACAATGATCTGCGGGTCATTGGTCTGTTGCGCGTGATGTTCGACCCACGCATGACCCTGCAGCAGCAGGTGTCGGCCCAGCTTGAGGCGCACTTCGCCGACAAGGTCTTCAAGACGATCGTGCCGCGCAATGTGCGGCTGGCCGAAGCGCCCAGCTATGGCATGCCCGGCGTCGTGTACGACCGGGCATCGCGGGGCGCCCAAGCCTACATCGCCTTTGGCGCCGAAATGATAGAGCGTGTAAAGGCAATGTAG
- the rplA gene encoding ribosomal protein L1 translates to MAKLSKRAAGIAQKIDRTKLYPVAEALNLVKETATAKFDESIDVAVQLGIDPKKSDQLVRGSVVLPAGTGKTVRVAVFAQGDKAEAARAAGADIVGLDDLAEQIKAGQMDFDIVIASPDTMRVVGALGQILGPRGLMPNPKVGTVTPDVSTAVKNAKAGQVQYRTDKAGIIHATIGRASFGVEQLQSNLAALVDALQKARPAAAKGIYLRKLAVSSTMGGGARVEIASLSAN, encoded by the coding sequence ATGGCTAAACTGTCCAAGCGCGCCGCTGGCATCGCTCAGAAGATCGATCGCACCAAGCTCTACCCGGTCGCCGAAGCCCTGAATCTGGTCAAGGAAACCGCAACGGCCAAGTTCGATGAGTCCATCGACGTGGCAGTGCAACTCGGCATCGACCCCAAGAAGTCCGACCAACTGGTCCGTGGCTCGGTGGTTTTGCCCGCCGGTACCGGCAAGACCGTGCGTGTCGCCGTGTTCGCTCAAGGCGACAAGGCGGAGGCTGCCCGTGCTGCTGGCGCCGACATCGTCGGTCTGGATGACCTGGCCGAGCAGATCAAGGCTGGCCAGATGGATTTCGACATCGTCATCGCCTCGCCCGACACCATGCGCGTGGTCGGTGCCCTGGGTCAAATCCTGGGCCCGCGTGGCCTGATGCCGAACCCGAAGGTCGGCACCGTGACCCCGGACGTCTCCACTGCCGTCAAGAACGCCAAGGCTGGCCAAGTGCAATACCGTACCGACAAGGCCGGTATTATTCACGCCACCATTGGTCGTGCTTCGTTCGGCGTCGAACAACTGCAATCCAACTTGGCCGCCCTGGTCGATGCCCTGCAAAAGGCTCGTCCGGCTGCTGCCAAGGGTATCTACCTGCGCAAGCTTGCCGTCTCGTCGACGATGGGCGGCGGTGCGCGTGTGGAAATCGCTTCGCTGTCGGCCAACTAA
- the rplL gene encoding ribosomal protein L7/L12, with translation MALSKAEILDAIAGMTVLELSELIKEMEEKFGVSAAAAAVAVAAPAAGGAAAAAEEQTEFTVVLLEAGANKVSVIKAVRELTGLGLKEAKDLVDGAPKPVKEALPKADAEAAKKKLEEAGAKVEVK, from the coding sequence ATGGCACTTAGCAAAGCTGAAATCCTTGACGCCATCGCTGGCATGACCGTGCTCGAGTTGTCCGAGCTGATCAAGGAAATGGAAGAGAAGTTCGGCGTGTCGGCTGCTGCCGCCGCTGTTGCCGTGGCTGCTCCGGCTGCTGGTGGCGCTGCCGCCGCTGCTGAAGAACAGACCGAGTTCACCGTTGTGCTGCTCGAAGCCGGCGCCAACAAGGTGTCCGTCATCAAGGCCGTGCGCGAACTGACCGGTCTGGGTCTGAAGGAAGCCAAGGATCTGGTTGACGGCGCTCCCAAGCCCGTCAAGGAAGCCCTGCCGAAGGCTGACGCCGAGGCTGCCAAGAAGAAGCTGGAAGAAGCTGGCGCCAAGGTCGAAGTCAAGTAA
- the nusG gene encoding transcription termination/antitermination factor NusG: MSKRWYVVHVYSGMEKSVQKALNERIERAELQMSFGRILVPSEEVVEVKGGQKSISERRIFPGYVLVEMDLTDETWHLVKNTNRVTGFLGGSGNRPTPISEREVEKILSQMEEGVEKPRPKILFEVGEMVRVKEGPFADFNGNVEEVNYEKSKVRVSVTIFGRATPVELDFSQVEKT; this comes from the coding sequence ATGAGTAAACGTTGGTATGTCGTCCATGTGTATTCCGGCATGGAAAAAAGCGTACAGAAGGCCCTGAACGAGCGTATCGAACGGGCCGAGCTGCAAATGTCTTTTGGTCGCATTCTTGTGCCCTCCGAGGAAGTCGTCGAGGTCAAGGGTGGACAGAAATCGATATCCGAGCGTCGGATTTTCCCTGGTTACGTCCTTGTCGAAATGGACCTGACCGACGAAACCTGGCACTTGGTCAAGAACACGAATCGGGTCACCGGCTTTTTGGGTGGCTCGGGCAATCGCCCGACGCCGATTTCTGAGCGCGAGGTCGAAAAGATCCTGTCGCAGATGGAAGAGGGTGTCGAGAAGCCTCGGCCCAAGATTCTCTTCGAAGTGGGCGAAATGGTCCGCGTCAAAGAAGGCCCGTTTGCGGACTTCAATGGCAACGTCGAAGAAGTCAATTACGAGAAGAGCAAGGTGCGCGTGTCGGTCACGATCTTTGGTCGTGCCACCCCCGTCGAGCTCGATTTCAGTCAGGTCGAAAAAACCTGA
- the gidB gene encoding 16S rRNA (guanine(527)-N(7))-methyltransferase GidB, giving the protein MSTIPMDIAASQRLEQACQILNLPAAPEQQEKLLRYMAQMQRWNRTYNLTAIRDPEQMLIQHLFDSLSVVEPLARTLHGRPAKIYDVGSGGGLPGVVLAIMQPDWEVTCVDAVEKKTAFVQQMAGALMLPNLHAMHARIERVAPADCDIVISRAFASLQDFANWAGRHVRPDGTLVAMKGKVPSEEIEALPTSWQVDRIEPLQVPELDAERCLIWMRRSQGTL; this is encoded by the coding sequence ATGAGCACCATACCCATGGACATCGCCGCTTCACAGCGGTTGGAACAGGCTTGCCAGATCTTGAATCTTCCTGCTGCTCCAGAGCAGCAGGAAAAGCTGCTGCGCTACATGGCGCAGATGCAACGCTGGAATCGCACCTACAACCTCACCGCCATTCGAGATCCGGAACAGATGCTGATTCAGCATCTGTTCGATAGTTTGTCCGTTGTGGAACCTCTGGCTCGCACCCTGCATGGGCGCCCAGCCAAGATCTACGATGTCGGATCGGGCGGCGGGCTGCCTGGCGTCGTCCTGGCCATCATGCAGCCTGACTGGGAGGTTACCTGTGTGGATGCTGTCGAGAAAAAGACGGCCTTCGTTCAGCAAATGGCGGGTGCACTGATGTTGCCCAATCTGCATGCTATGCATGCCCGTATCGAGCGCGTGGCGCCCGCAGATTGCGATATCGTGATTTCGCGCGCCTTTGCCTCTTTGCAGGATTTCGCCAATTGGGCCGGCCGGCATGTGCGCCCCGATGGTACCCTCGTCGCGATGAAGGGCAAGGTCCCCAGCGAGGAGATCGAAGCGTTGCCGACCAGCTGGCAGGTCGATCGCATTGAACCACTGCAAGTGCCCGAACTCGATGCCGAGCGTTGCCTCATCTGGATGCGCCGTAGTCAAGGAACTCTATGA
- a CDS encoding parB/RepB/Spo0J family partition domain protein, giving the protein MLGIDKLRAGKYQPRTRMDEGALNELAESIRTQGIMQPILVRQLAGASGGVYEIIAGERRFRAAQIAGLKEVPVLVREVADENAAIMALIENIQREDLNPLEEAQGVRRLLDEFGLTHEHAAQAIGRSRSATSNLLRLLNLAAPVQTMLLAGDIDMGHARALLAVDAAMQIQLANLIIARRLSVRETEKLVAKTVKDAEANPRKKSAGASRDVTRLEDALSDHLGTRVTLKIGARDRGQLMIDFHGWDHLNALLERQGLAGVIDA; this is encoded by the coding sequence GTGCTTGGCATCGACAAGCTGCGCGCAGGCAAATATCAGCCGCGCACGCGTATGGATGAAGGCGCCCTGAACGAGCTGGCCGAGTCAATTCGCACCCAGGGCATCATGCAGCCTATTCTGGTGCGGCAGCTCGCTGGCGCCAGCGGTGGCGTGTACGAGATCATCGCCGGCGAGCGGCGTTTCCGCGCTGCTCAGATCGCCGGCTTGAAGGAAGTGCCGGTGCTGGTGCGTGAAGTGGCTGACGAGAACGCGGCCATCATGGCGCTGATCGAAAACATCCAGCGCGAAGATCTCAATCCGCTTGAAGAAGCGCAGGGCGTGCGCCGTCTGCTCGACGAATTTGGGCTGACCCATGAACACGCCGCTCAGGCCATAGGCCGATCACGTTCGGCGACGAGCAATCTGCTGCGTCTGCTTAACCTGGCCGCACCCGTCCAGACCATGCTGCTGGCCGGCGATATCGACATGGGGCATGCAAGAGCCTTGCTCGCGGTGGATGCCGCCATGCAGATTCAGCTGGCCAATCTGATCATCGCGCGCCGGCTGTCGGTCCGCGAGACCGAAAAGCTCGTGGCCAAAACCGTCAAGGACGCCGAGGCCAATCCCAGGAAAAAGAGCGCCGGGGCGTCTCGCGATGTCACCCGCCTGGAAGATGCACTGTCCGATCATCTGGGCACGCGCGTGACACTGAAAATCGGCGCGCGCGACAGAGGCCAGCTCATGATTGATTTCCACGGCTGGGATCACCTCAATGCGCTGCTCGAGCGGCAGGGTCTGGCAGGGGTGATTGATGCCTGA
- the rplK gene encoding ribosomal protein L11, giving the protein MAKKIVGFIKLQVPAGKANPSPPIGPALGQRGLNIMEFCKAFNAKTQGMEPGLPIPVVITAFADKSFTFIMKTPPATVLIKKVAGVQKGSPKPHTDKVGTLTRAQAEEIAKTKQLDLTAADLDAAVRTIAGSARSMGITVEGI; this is encoded by the coding sequence ATGGCGAAGAAGATCGTCGGCTTTATCAAGCTGCAAGTCCCGGCTGGTAAGGCTAACCCCTCCCCCCCGATTGGCCCGGCTCTGGGTCAGCGTGGCCTGAACATCATGGAATTCTGCAAGGCGTTCAACGCCAAGACCCAAGGCATGGAGCCTGGTCTGCCGATCCCCGTGGTGATCACCGCCTTCGCGGACAAGAGCTTCACCTTCATCATGAAGACCCCGCCCGCGACGGTCCTCATCAAGAAGGTCGCTGGCGTGCAGAAGGGTTCGCCCAAGCCGCATACCGACAAGGTTGGCACGCTCACCCGTGCTCAAGCCGAAGAAATCGCCAAGACCAAGCAGCTTGACCTGACCGCTGCCGATCTGGATGCCGCGGTTCGCACCATCGCTGGTAGCGCCCGCAGCATGGGCATTACCGTTGAGGGGATCTAA
- a CDS encoding asparaginase family protein: MPERSWPRVEIAYACVDMDGRLIDFMATYAQGIVLAGVGDGNATADAILALDRAVAAGLVVVRATRTGSGRVARNIEVDDDGHGTLAAGELSPQKARILLTLGLMQSQDPVALQQLFNHYGQAREHIYAKAVPLV; this comes from the coding sequence ATGCCTGAGCGCAGCTGGCCGCGGGTCGAGATCGCCTATGCCTGCGTGGATATGGATGGGAGGCTGATCGATTTCATGGCTACTTACGCGCAGGGCATCGTACTGGCAGGGGTAGGGGACGGCAATGCAACGGCCGATGCCATTCTGGCGCTGGATCGCGCGGTGGCCGCAGGGCTGGTGGTGGTTCGCGCCACTCGTACCGGCTCAGGCCGGGTAGCGCGCAATATCGAAGTCGATGACGACGGCCACGGCACCCTCGCGGCCGGTGAACTCAGCCCGCAAAAAGCCCGTATTCTGCTGACCCTGGGTCTGATGCAGTCCCAGGATCCCGTCGCGCTGCAGCAGCTTTTTAACCACTACGGACAGGCACGCGAACATATTTACGCAAAAGCGGTACCTTTGGTTTGA